From one Xyrauchen texanus isolate HMW12.3.18 chromosome 17, RBS_HiC_50CHRs, whole genome shotgun sequence genomic stretch:
- the LOC127658210 gene encoding visinin-like translates to MGNAKSSAMSKEILEDLKLNTKFSENELSQWYDNFQKQCPSGRITPEEFKKIYERFFPESDTTSYAQHVFRSFDTNDDGTLDFKEYIIALHMTSTGKTERKLEWAFSLFDVDKNGYITKSEVGDICQAIFKLIPKEEQDKLPADESTPEKRADKLWSFFNKQDNDRLAEGEFIQGILDNEDALHLIQYEPHK, encoded by the exons ATGGGGAATGCCAAAAGCAGTGCTATGTCTAAAGAGATCCTGGAGGATCTGAAACTTAATACAAAATTCTCAGAGAATGAGCTGTCACAGTGGTATGATAATTTTCAGAAGCAGTGTCCATCAGGCCGTATCACACCAGAAGAGTTTAAAAAGATCTACGAACGCTTCTTCCCAGAAAGTGACACGACATCATATGCCCAGCATGTCTTCCGCTCCTTTGATACGAATGATGATGGAACACTGGATTTCAAGGAATACATTATTGCGCTGCATATGACATCAACTGGAAAGACAGAGCGTAAGCTGGAGTGGGCCTTCTCACTCTTTGATGTTGACAAGAATGGCTACATCACCAAATCAGAAGTGGGAGACATCTGCCAG GCTATCTTTAAGCTGATTCCTAAAGAGGAACAAGACAAGCTTCCAGCAGACGAGAGCACTCCAGAGAAGAGAGCAGACAAGCTGTGGTCTTTCTTTAATAAGCAAGACAATG ACCGATTGGCTGAGGGGGAGTTTATTCAGGGCATTCTTGACAATGAAGATGCTCTCCACCTCATTCAATATGAGCCCCATAAGTAG
- the si:ch211-149k23.9 gene encoding germ cell-specific gene 1-like protein isoform X1: MLDHMSRRSRSLLSLFFTSLALSLSVLAFCTSYWCEGTHKVVKPLCLSPVKMKNCGQNNSEPYTTESPTPDPWGPSNRTISPKRREELAKIRQRQLANAVNYIWETGEDKYTFRYFHTGFWESCERHADGERCRRFLDLTPGETHGVLWLSMIAEFMYISLLGMGFLLMWLEVLCFHKEMHALKINAFAAICTVLSGLLGMVAHMMYTTVFQLTVIVGPKDWRPQTWDYGWSFALAWVSFSCCMGAAVMTLNSYTKTVIERRHRQRLRLEDARATSHAPAYDEVVPGGGLYSVSGLLQCPDGMIDSVWASDGSMGMGREGNVPTLVLVGGCGPDTCEDCEREMDQMKEAMKGSDSPC; the protein is encoded by the exons ATGTTGGACCACATGTCCAGACGTTCTCGCTCCCTGCTGTCTCTTTTCTTCACCTCCCTTGCTCTTTCGTTATCTGTGCTGGCATTCTGCACATCATACTGGTGCGAGGGAACGCACAAGGTGGTTAAACCACTCTGCCTTTCACCTGTCAAGATGAAGAACTGTGGTCAGAACAACAGTGAGCCTTACACTACAG AGAGCCCCACCCCAGATCCCTGGGGCCCATCCAATAGAACAATATCACCAAAGCGAAGGGAGGAACTTGCTAAGATTCGACAGAGGCAATTAGCCAATGCAGTCAATTACATCTGGGAGACAGGAGAGGACAAATATACCTTTCGATATTTCCACACAGGTTTTTGGGAATCTTGTGAAAGACATGCTGATG GAGAACGATGTCGCAGGTTTTTGGATCTTACCCCTGGAGAGACTCATG GTGTTCTATGGTTATCAATGATTGCTGAGTTCATGTACATCAGTTTGTTAGGGATGGGTTTTCTACTCATGTGGCTGGAGGTGTTGTGTTTTCATAAAGAAATGCATgcactcaaaatcaatgctttcgCAGCCATATGCACTGTGCTCTCAG GGCTATTGGGGATGGTGGCTCATATGATGTACACCACTGTATTTCAGCTTACTGTAATTGTGGGACCCAAAGACTGGAGACCTCAGACATGGGACTATGGCTGGTCATTTGC GCTGGCATGGGTTTCTTTTAGTTGCTGCATGGGTGCTGCAGTTATGACCCTTAATTCTTACACTAAAACAGTCATTGAGCGGCGTCACCGGCAGAGGCTTCGACTAGAGGATGCACGTGCAACAAGCCACGCTCCAGCATATGACGAGGTGGTCCCAGGGGGCGGGCTGTACTCTGTCAGTGGACTATTACAGTGCCCAGATGGGATGATAGACTCTGTGTGGGCATCAGATGGGAGCATGGGAATGGGGAGAGAGGGCAATGTGCCCACCCTGGTGCTGGTTGGTGGGTGTGGACCGGATACATGTGAGGACTGTGAGAGAGAAATGGATCAGATGAAGGAGGCCATGAAGGGATCTGACTCTCCTTGCTAA
- the si:ch211-149k23.9 gene encoding germ cell-specific gene 1-like protein isoform X2: MLDHMSRRSRSLLSLFFTSLALSLSVLAFCTSYWCEGTHKVVKPLCLSPVKMKNCGQNNSEPYTTESPTPDPWGPSNRTISPKRREELAKIRQRQLANAVNYIWETGEDKYTFRYFHTGFWESCERHADGERCRRFLDLTPGETHGLLGMVAHMMYTTVFQLTVIVGPKDWRPQTWDYGWSFALAWVSFSCCMGAAVMTLNSYTKTVIERRHRQRLRLEDARATSHAPAYDEVVPGGGLYSVSGLLQCPDGMIDSVWASDGSMGMGREGNVPTLVLVGGCGPDTCEDCEREMDQMKEAMKGSDSPC, from the exons ATGTTGGACCACATGTCCAGACGTTCTCGCTCCCTGCTGTCTCTTTTCTTCACCTCCCTTGCTCTTTCGTTATCTGTGCTGGCATTCTGCACATCATACTGGTGCGAGGGAACGCACAAGGTGGTTAAACCACTCTGCCTTTCACCTGTCAAGATGAAGAACTGTGGTCAGAACAACAGTGAGCCTTACACTACAG AGAGCCCCACCCCAGATCCCTGGGGCCCATCCAATAGAACAATATCACCAAAGCGAAGGGAGGAACTTGCTAAGATTCGACAGAGGCAATTAGCCAATGCAGTCAATTACATCTGGGAGACAGGAGAGGACAAATATACCTTTCGATATTTCCACACAGGTTTTTGGGAATCTTGTGAAAGACATGCTGATG GAGAACGATGTCGCAGGTTTTTGGATCTTACCCCTGGAGAGACTCATG GGCTATTGGGGATGGTGGCTCATATGATGTACACCACTGTATTTCAGCTTACTGTAATTGTGGGACCCAAAGACTGGAGACCTCAGACATGGGACTATGGCTGGTCATTTGC GCTGGCATGGGTTTCTTTTAGTTGCTGCATGGGTGCTGCAGTTATGACCCTTAATTCTTACACTAAAACAGTCATTGAGCGGCGTCACCGGCAGAGGCTTCGACTAGAGGATGCACGTGCAACAAGCCACGCTCCAGCATATGACGAGGTGGTCCCAGGGGGCGGGCTGTACTCTGTCAGTGGACTATTACAGTGCCCAGATGGGATGATAGACTCTGTGTGGGCATCAGATGGGAGCATGGGAATGGGGAGAGAGGGCAATGTGCCCACCCTGGTGCTGGTTGGTGGGTGTGGACCGGATACATGTGAGGACTGTGAGAGAGAAATGGATCAGATGAAGGAGGCCATGAAGGGATCTGACTCTCCTTGCTAA
- the LOC127658212 gene encoding ubiquitin-like protein ATG12: MSDKAVSPTENQKDEPSIQHTATEHVGLSDEKKKIDVLLKAVGDTPIMKTKKWTVERGRTVQSLSQFISRFLKLEPSEQLFIYVNQSFSPSPDQEVGVLFECFGSDGKLVLHYCKSQAWG, from the exons ATGTCTGACAAAGCAGTATCTcccacagaaaatcaaaaagatgaACCTTCGATACAACACACTGCCACTGAACATGTTGGATTATCGgatgagaagaaaaaaa TTGATGTGCTGTTGAAGGCGGTCGGTGACACACCCATCATGAAGACAAAAAAATGGACTGTGGAGAGAGGCAGGACTGTACAGTCTCTCTCACAGTTCATCTCACGATTCCTCAAACTGGAGCCTAGCGAACAATTG TTCATTTATGTCAATCAGTCTTTTTCTCCATCACCAGACCAAGAAGTCGGTGTACTTTTTGAG tgttttgGAAGTGATGGGAAACTAGTTCTCCATTACTGCAAGTCCCAGGCCTGGGGATGA
- the LOC127658206 gene encoding uncharacterized protein LOC127658206 yields MPLHKSSRAPRLDPTMISAPLGDFRHTMHIGRGGDAFGDTSFLSSHGPSSPNPNSVSAVPAAAAETTEFQMNHDGESGWTEENHPSELQHSDSVSSFDLDFDLGPSILGDVLGVMDGLTLGLDWTGSKESEEVFSPGKSTIDVTISPKSAVNELNERKRMESMSKVVCQRDEQLNEENGLKSKGLRPKVRFCDKRDEIISQQDVNEGLDVEGEEDMYLRPSNGMQEISGKTPCDKDPGRPELSIQRVDNTPSPSFSVNSEYEGVSPLDTRREVQHLSETDSEEEGANGDQGYTFEDEFDDEIGL; encoded by the coding sequence ATGCCTCTCCACAAATCATCTCGAGCCCCCCGTCTGGACCCCACAATGATCTCCGCTCCACTGGGTGATTTCCGTCACACCATGCACATTGGTCGTGGTGGGGATGCTTTTGGTGACACCTCCTTCTTGTCCAGCCATGGCCCCTCTAGTCCCAATCCCAACTCTGTTTCAGCAGTCCCTGCAGCCGCTGCAGAGACCACAGAGTTTCAGATGAACCACGATGGTGAAAGTGGATGGACGGAGGAGAACCATCCAAGTGAGCTCCAACATTCAGATTCAGTGTCCTCCTTTGACCTCGACTTTGATTTAGGGCCATCCATTTTAGGAGATGTACTGGGAGTGATGGATGGACTGACACTGGGTTTGGATTGGACAGGGAGCAAAGAGAGTGAGGAGGTTTTCAGTCCTGGCAAGAGCACAATAGATGTTACGATTTCACCAAAGAGTGCTGTGAATGAGTTGAATGAGAGGAAGAGAATGGAAAGTATGTCCAAAGTGGTGTGTCAAAGAGACGAGCAACTTAACGAGGAGAATGGTTTGAAATCCAAAGGGCTCAGGCCCAAAGTTCGATTTTGCGACAAGCGGGATGAGATCATCAGTCAACAGGATGTAAATGAGGGGCTAGATGTGGAAGGTGAAGAAGACATGTACTTGAGACCAAGTAATGGTATGCAGGAGATCAGTGGGAAAACACCTTGTGACAAAGACCCAGGACGACCTGAGCTAAGTATTCAGAGGGTGGACAACACTCCAAGCCCTTCTTTCTCAGTGAACTCAGAATATGAGGGAGTCTCGCCATTGGACACGAGAAGAGAAGTCCAGCATCTTTCAGAAACGGATTCAGAGGAGGAGGGTGCAAATGGAGATCAAGGATACACTTTTGAGGATGAGTTTGATGATGAGATTGGTTTGTAA
- the grwd1 gene encoding LOW QUALITY PROTEIN: glutamate-rich WD repeat-containing protein 1 (The sequence of the model RefSeq protein was modified relative to this genomic sequence to represent the inferred CDS: inserted 1 base in 1 codon) has translation MSAAEEDTLPHEDDEFEEMEASGSGEDDMEGDGQNGEGEGKVYVPGLEPLKPGEELEMDRSAYRMFHECQTGAPCLSFDVVHDSEGEGREQFPLSIVLCAGTQADTALSNRLIVMRMHNLHGTEKXKDEDEDESSDGESDEEDEDKKPQLELAMMPHYGGINRVRVTQRGDQTLAAVWSEKGLVEIFDLQPQLEAVHNSSALSAFIKQEKEATPLFSFSGHMTEGFAIDWSPKVPGRLVSGDCKKNIHVWEPQEGGTSWKIDQRPFSSHSKSVEDLQWSPTEATVFASCSVDQSIRIWDIRAPPNSMLSANEAHSSDINVISWNRTEPFILSGGDDGLLKVWDLRQFQSGLPVASFKQHSAPVTSVAWSPVDSSVFAASGADDVISQWDLSVESCDMGGQVEGLKQLPPQLLFLHQGQKEVKEVHWHPQITGVLISTALSGFNIFRTISV, from the exons ATGTCCGCGGCCGAGGAAGACACGTTGCCTCATGAGGATGATGAGTTTGAGGAGATGGAGGCGAGTGGAAGCGGTGAGGATGATATGGAGGGAGATGGGCAAAACGGGGAAGGAGAGGGCAAAGTTTATGTTCCCGGTCTGGAGCCGCTCAAGCCGGGAGAAGAGCTAGAGATGGACCGCTCAGCATACCGAATGTTTCACGAGTGCCAAACAG GTGCCCCATGTCTGAGTTTTGATGTGGTGCATGACAGTGAAGGAGAAGGCCGCGAGCAGTTTCCTCTCTCTATAGTTCTGTGTGCTGGGACTCAGGCAGACACTGCACTCAGCAACAG ACTTATTGTTATGCGGATGCACAATCTGCAtggaactgaaa gaaaagatgaggatgaggatgaaaGCAGTGATGGAGAAAGCGATGAAGAGGATGAGGATAAGAAACCACAGTTGGAGCTGGCCATGATGCCACATTATGGTGGAATCAACAGAGTTAGA GTCACCCAGCGAGGAGATCAGACATTGGCTGCTGTCTGGTCAGAGAAAGGGCTTGTAGAGATTTTTGACCTCCAACCTCAACTGGAGGCAGTGCACAATTCCTCAGCATTGTCTGCATTCATCAAGCAGGAGAAGGAAGCCACACCTCTTTTCAGTTTTTCTGGACACATGACAGAAGGGTTTGCCATAGATTGGTCACCCAAGGTACCAG GACGTCTGGTAAGTGGCGACTGCAAGAAGAACATTCACGTCTGGGAGCCACAGGAGGGTGGGACTTCCTGGAAGATTGATCAACGGCCTTTCAGCTCACACAGCAAGTCTGTTGAGGATCTACAGTGGTCACCTACTGAAGCCACA GTTTTTGCATCCTGCTCAGTGGATCAGTCTATTCGGATTTGGGACATAAGGGCGCCACCTAATTCTATGCTTTCAGCCAATGAGGCTCATTCTTCAGACATCAATGTTATTAGTTGGAACCGGACTGAACCTTTCATTTTGTCTGGGGGCGATGATGGCCTCCTGAAAGTTTGGGACTTAAGACAGTTCCAG TCTGGACTTCCAGTGGCCAGTTTTAAGCAACACAGTGCACCTGTGACCTCAGTTGCATGGAGCCCTGTTGACTCCAGTGTGTTTGCGGCTTCTGGTGCAGATGATGTTATCAGCCAGTGGGACCTGTCAGTGGAATCGTGTGACATGGGGGGACAGGTAGAGGGCTTAAAACAACTGCCACCACAGCTACTGTTCCTTCACCAGGGCCAGAAAGAAGTGAAGGAGGTCCACTGGCACCCACAGATTACCGGAGTTCTTATTTCCACTGCTTTGTCCGGATTCAACATCTTCAGAACTATTTCTGTATAA
- the LOC127658209 gene encoding uncharacterized protein LOC127658209 isoform X1, with protein sequence MSPTVLLLLSMLTVRGSGCDDFMKATVQNLQGTINREKRIGFSQVFPKNYFVSHYFNDSALCNEPCCVFSAAVILSNSWTQLLWHLNNVHIKYRFISELKLKLDEIAKEKFLEPPDLSTLQSVQSSPEVLLSFTSALFSRWLNLDCAFGEHDCIFPTNSEEDQENLVSQEEGNFDSSELVDVQEPVKEGEIGKRQFDHGPTNGYESSFPSFSRWILPVLWIATCVTSI encoded by the exons ATGTCACCAACAG TGCTGTTACTTCTATCAATGTTGACTGTTCGAGGAAGTGGGTGCGATGATTTTATGAAGGCGACGGTCCAAAATCTTCAAGGCACTATCAACAGAGAAAAAAGGATTGGATTC TCACAAGTGTTTCCCAAAAATTACTTCGTGTCTCACTACTTCAATGACAGCGCTCTGTGTAATGAGCCG TGCTGTGTGTTCAGTGCTGCTGTGATCCTATCTAATTCCTGGACTCAGCTTCTCTGGCATCTCAATAATGTCCACATCAAATACAGATTCATCAGCGAGTTGAAACTAAAACTGGATGAAATAGCAAAAGAG AAATTTCTGGAACCTCCAGATCTCTCTACTTTGCAATCTGTTCAGTCATCACCTGAAGTTCTACTCTCCTTCACCTCAGCCCTCTTCTCAAGATGGCTCAATTTGGATTGTGCTTTTGGAGAGCATGACTGCATTTTCCCCACAAATAGTGAAGAGGATCAAGAAAATCTGGTGTCACAGGAGGAGGGGAATTTTGACAGTAGTGAACTGGTGGATGTGCAGGAGCCTGTGAAAGAAGGAGAGATAGGAAAAAGACAGTTTGACCATGGTCCAACAAATGGATACGAGTCATCCTTCCCTAGTTTCTCTCGGTGGATCTTACCTGTTCTATGGATAGCAACATGCGTGACATCAATCTGA
- the LOC127658209 gene encoding uncharacterized protein LOC127658209 isoform X2: protein MLTVRGSGCDDFMKATVQNLQGTINREKRIGFSQVFPKNYFVSHYFNDSALCNEPCCVFSAAVILSNSWTQLLWHLNNVHIKYRFISELKLKLDEIAKEKFLEPPDLSTLQSVQSSPEVLLSFTSALFSRWLNLDCAFGEHDCIFPTNSEEDQENLVSQEEGNFDSSELVDVQEPVKEGEIGKRQFDHGPTNGYESSFPSFSRWILPVLWIATCVTSI, encoded by the exons ATGTTGACTGTTCGAGGAAGTGGGTGCGATGATTTTATGAAGGCGACGGTCCAAAATCTTCAAGGCACTATCAACAGAGAAAAAAGGATTGGATTC TCACAAGTGTTTCCCAAAAATTACTTCGTGTCTCACTACTTCAATGACAGCGCTCTGTGTAATGAGCCG TGCTGTGTGTTCAGTGCTGCTGTGATCCTATCTAATTCCTGGACTCAGCTTCTCTGGCATCTCAATAATGTCCACATCAAATACAGATTCATCAGCGAGTTGAAACTAAAACTGGATGAAATAGCAAAAGAG AAATTTCTGGAACCTCCAGATCTCTCTACTTTGCAATCTGTTCAGTCATCACCTGAAGTTCTACTCTCCTTCACCTCAGCCCTCTTCTCAAGATGGCTCAATTTGGATTGTGCTTTTGGAGAGCATGACTGCATTTTCCCCACAAATAGTGAAGAGGATCAAGAAAATCTGGTGTCACAGGAGGAGGGGAATTTTGACAGTAGTGAACTGGTGGATGTGCAGGAGCCTGTGAAAGAAGGAGAGATAGGAAAAAGACAGTTTGACCATGGTCCAACAAATGGATACGAGTCATCCTTCCCTAGTTTCTCTCGGTGGATCTTACCTGTTCTATGGATAGCAACATGCGTGACATCAATCTGA